One window of the uncultured Paludibaculum sp. genome contains the following:
- a CDS encoding glycosyl hydrolase family 28-related protein — translation MMRFILFGMIFGGLMLPANAASVFRTRPDDAKAVYLTQDRFAVRADGMADDSAGLQAAIDKVQETTGEGIVFIPQGRYRLTRTIYVWPSIRLIGYGEQRPVFVLTDHTPGFQEGVSTMVFFAGMRPGQGRGFRLPPPPPGTVPFNKNIADANPGTFYSAMTNIDFEIGNDNAAAVAVRFHAAQHGYLAHMDFHLGSGLAGIHDAGNIAYDVHFHGGRYGILTKKPSPAWQFSVIDATFDGQREAAIRENEAQLTVVHCEFRNVPTAIAIDTGYSDQLWVKDARFVNISGPALIISNEKSRMTQINVESSVCQGVPVFARFRESGKQLAGAGAVYQVKSLSHGLALAGAEAVGLVKTVYDAATLPSMPATGADALKGLPAMEQWVNLKSLGVKGDGVTDETAALQKAINENPVIYIPMGHYVVSGTITLRPDSVLIGLHPDETQLDVIDGTAAFQGPGGPKPLLLAPRGGKNLVTGIGLYTGGANSRAVGAMWMAGKDSQMDDVRFLGGHGTRGPSGKREQPYNSNLSADPDPRRRWDGQYPSLWVTHGGGGTFSNLWTPSTFAQTGLYVSDTKTPGMVYQVSSEHHVRTEVKIDQVENWDFYALQTEGERGESESASALEISRSKNLTIANFHGYRVVRSYHPFPYAISVSESSNIRFRNIHVDNNSSLMQCTEKDGCRQYVRQGKVSYGTCIWDPVLKAEVRDREFAFLDWTGTKPAAPAPYPTTVVAAGARVERLAGGFYNAAGGAVDAAGRLYFVDAHWHRIYRWAPEKKSLAVVRDSPLDPVNLVFDKAGNLIVMSSGGSSMAVYAFKPDGPEDEVQVLEPQPAQERAGAAAVLPVNYWVNGDFTNTLDTDKLEYVTLDQMFRKVVTTRTKHQYVSPDGSLFIPSDEVIVQGPAYLGYKWAYILQAYGLVKAEAGRPFYVTNESDQRTYRGNVNADGTLGELRTFVEQGGENLTQDRAGNVYLAAGQVFVYTPAGKLIDVIRVPERPVNLVFGGSDGRTLFVLTQSSLYSIRTK, via the coding sequence ATGATGCGATTCATACTGTTTGGAATGATTTTCGGCGGGCTGATGCTTCCGGCAAACGCCGCCTCTGTTTTCCGAACCCGGCCTGACGATGCCAAGGCGGTGTATCTGACCCAGGACCGGTTCGCCGTGCGGGCCGATGGTATGGCGGACGATAGCGCCGGCCTGCAAGCGGCCATCGACAAGGTGCAGGAGACGACGGGCGAGGGGATCGTCTTCATACCGCAGGGCCGCTACCGGCTGACCCGCACCATCTATGTCTGGCCGTCGATCCGCCTGATTGGCTATGGCGAACAACGACCGGTGTTCGTGCTGACGGATCATACTCCCGGGTTTCAGGAGGGCGTATCGACGATGGTCTTCTTCGCGGGTATGCGGCCAGGGCAAGGGCGTGGGTTCCGATTGCCGCCGCCTCCGCCGGGCACAGTGCCCTTCAACAAGAACATTGCGGACGCCAATCCGGGCACCTTTTACTCGGCGATGACGAACATCGATTTCGAGATCGGCAACGACAACGCCGCAGCGGTGGCCGTGCGGTTTCATGCGGCTCAGCACGGGTATCTGGCGCACATGGACTTCCACCTCGGGTCGGGCCTGGCAGGGATCCACGATGCCGGCAACATTGCCTATGACGTTCATTTCCACGGCGGACGATACGGAATCCTGACGAAGAAGCCGTCGCCCGCCTGGCAGTTCTCGGTGATCGACGCCACCTTCGACGGGCAGCGGGAGGCGGCAATCCGCGAGAACGAGGCCCAGTTGACGGTGGTGCACTGCGAGTTCCGCAACGTGCCGACGGCGATTGCAATCGATACCGGCTATTCAGACCAGCTTTGGGTGAAGGACGCAAGGTTTGTGAACATCAGCGGCCCGGCGTTGATCATCAGCAACGAGAAGAGCCGGATGACGCAGATCAACGTGGAGAGCAGCGTGTGCCAGGGCGTGCCGGTGTTTGCGCGCTTTCGCGAGAGCGGCAAGCAACTGGCGGGCGCGGGAGCAGTCTATCAGGTGAAGTCCCTATCGCATGGGTTGGCACTGGCGGGCGCGGAAGCGGTGGGCCTGGTGAAGACCGTCTATGACGCCGCGACCCTGCCGTCGATGCCCGCCACGGGTGCGGATGCGCTCAAGGGCCTGCCGGCGATGGAACAGTGGGTGAACTTGAAGTCGCTGGGCGTGAAGGGAGACGGGGTGACCGACGAAACGGCGGCGCTGCAGAAGGCGATTAACGAGAATCCCGTGATTTACATCCCCATGGGCCATTACGTGGTGAGCGGCACGATCACACTGCGGCCGGACAGCGTGCTGATTGGCCTACATCCGGACGAGACGCAGTTGGACGTTATAGACGGGACGGCGGCGTTCCAAGGCCCAGGCGGCCCGAAACCGTTGCTGCTGGCCCCGCGGGGTGGGAAGAATCTCGTCACGGGCATTGGCCTGTACACGGGCGGCGCGAACAGCCGCGCCGTGGGCGCAATGTGGATGGCGGGCAAAGACTCGCAGATGGACGACGTGCGGTTTCTGGGCGGGCATGGCACACGCGGCCCCTCGGGTAAGCGGGAGCAGCCGTACAACAGTAATCTGAGCGCCGATCCGGATCCGCGGAGGCGCTGGGATGGCCAGTATCCCAGCCTGTGGGTGACGCATGGTGGAGGCGGCACGTTCTCGAATCTGTGGACGCCGAGCACGTTCGCGCAGACGGGCCTGTATGTGTCGGACACGAAGACTCCGGGCATGGTGTACCAGGTATCGAGTGAGCACCACGTACGGACGGAGGTGAAGATCGACCAGGTAGAGAACTGGGATTTCTACGCGCTGCAGACGGAGGGAGAGCGCGGCGAGAGCGAGTCAGCGTCGGCGCTGGAGATCAGCCGGTCGAAGAACCTGACGATCGCGAACTTCCATGGGTACCGCGTGGTGCGGAGCTATCACCCATTCCCCTACGCAATCAGCGTGTCGGAGTCGAGCAACATCCGGTTCCGGAACATCCACGTCGACAACAACAGCTCGCTGATGCAGTGTACCGAGAAGGACGGGTGCCGTCAGTACGTGCGGCAGGGCAAGGTGTCGTACGGGACTTGCATCTGGGATCCGGTGTTGAAGGCGGAAGTTCGAGATAGGGAGTTCGCGTTCCTGGATTGGACAGGGACGAAGCCCGCCGCTCCAGCGCCGTATCCCACCACCGTGGTGGCAGCGGGCGCAAGGGTGGAGAGGCTGGCGGGCGGATTCTACAACGCCGCCGGCGGAGCGGTGGACGCGGCCGGGCGCCTTTACTTCGTGGATGCGCACTGGCACCGGATCTACCGCTGGGCTCCGGAGAAGAAGAGCCTGGCGGTTGTGCGGGACAGCCCGCTGGATCCGGTGAATCTGGTGTTCGACAAGGCGGGCAACCTGATTGTGATGTCTTCAGGCGGCAGCAGCATGGCGGTGTATGCGTTCAAGCCCGATGGACCGGAAGACGAGGTGCAAGTGCTGGAGCCACAACCGGCCCAGGAGCGAGCGGGCGCGGCGGCCGTGCTGCCGGTGAACTACTGGGTGAACGGAGATTTCACGAATACTCTCGACACCGACAAACTGGAGTACGTCACGCTCGACCAGATGTTCCGGAAGGTGGTAACGACGCGGACGAAGCATCAGTATGTCTCGCCCGACGGCAGCCTATTCATTCCTTCCGACGAAGTGATCGTCCAGGGTCCGGCGTATCTCGGCTACAAGTGGGCGTACATCCTGCAGGCCTACGGGCTGGTGAAGGCCGAGGCCGGCCGGCCGTTCTATGTCACCAACGAGTCGGACCAGCGGACCTATCGCGGCAACGTGAACGCCGACGGAACGCTGGGCGAACTGCGGACGTTCGTCGAGCAGGGCGGCGAGAACCTGACGCAGGATCGTGCGGGCAACGTCTATCTGGCCGCCGGGCAGGTATTCGTGTACACGCCGGCTGGCAAGCTGATTGACGTCATCCGCGTGCCGGAGCGCCCGGTGAATCTGGTCTTCGGTGGGTCCGACGGCAGGACGCTGTTCGTGCTGACGCAGTCGAGCCTGTACTCGATCCGAACGAAGTAG
- a CDS encoding carboxypeptidase-like regulatory domain-containing protein: MSTVSSADERRPRGAERQNSIVCGAICRLGGLVLLAGSTAMAAFGPGCAISGRVTDQQGRPLESTPVVAVRTGALGFGQDVPSGGVTTDERGAFCLTGLRSGEYFLRVLPSGAAPSASPACKECCAAGSDFPRSYYYRVQKTGRRQAVRVEEGRTVSGVAVVIPRVPAYCVSGEALDRAGALRDDVALSLEGDGWSSSVMNEGGRFLLTNLVAGQYLLVIRQRGVSGSVLAREVIRVGRQNGRVVVRLQ, from the coding sequence ATGTCCACTGTCTCTTCGGCGGACGAGCGAAGACCACGCGGGGCCGAGCGGCAAAATAGCATAGTTTGCGGTGCCATCTGCCGCCTGGGTGGTCTGGTGCTGCTCGCCGGCTCCACTGCCATGGCCGCGTTCGGTCCGGGCTGCGCAATCTCCGGCCGCGTAACCGATCAGCAGGGGAGGCCGTTGGAGTCCACCCCAGTCGTCGCCGTAAGGACCGGCGCCCTGGGGTTTGGACAGGACGTGCCGTCAGGGGGTGTGACGACCGATGAGCGCGGCGCGTTCTGTCTGACGGGCCTGCGGTCGGGCGAGTACTTCCTCCGGGTCCTGCCATCGGGGGCCGCGCCATCGGCTTCTCCGGCGTGCAAGGAGTGCTGCGCGGCCGGCAGCGACTTCCCACGAAGTTACTACTATCGAGTGCAGAAGACTGGCCGCCGGCAGGCAGTGCGGGTGGAGGAGGGGCGGACGGTATCGGGGGTGGCGGTGGTGATACCGCGTGTGCCCGCGTACTGCGTGTCCGGAGAGGCCCTTGATCGCGCCGGAGCCCTGCGCGACGACGTGGCCCTGAGTTTGGAGGGCGATGGCTGGTCGTCGTCGGTGATGAACGAGGGTGGGCGGTTTCTGCTGACGAACCTGGTAGCCGGGCAGTATCTACTGGTGATCAGGCAGCGGGGTGTGTCTGGCTCAGTGTTGGCGCGTGAGGTGATTCGCGTCGGCCGGCAGAACGGGCGGGTAGTGGTGAGACTCCAGTGA
- a CDS encoding DUF5724 domain-containing protein, translating to MPTPEELQSQLQRFENPKGSEDLRSRLQALPPRLAMIGIAFLECLTSRWDDERAPQRQQERRAIEGLDDNSRLQLFGTLFPCIAEHVEASWQLQKKLPYQLGYLRRAFRAPLHSEYTSETRIDWLDSLLRTAVRYHCDREFLTVWGAHLGWGTEHAVGLLLAGLLDSEHPARAQTYNALVRILEGEHEIAAPARYAVTALLSSSRPEGWGVVERLLLAAQRQEGLRQVVLESVDFAHRDAFLRMLQLIVREKLGRFAAVARAVAVWFGLPIDSEQSKLIDSMIIETLEDLEDDKVRADRIDRAEGQTLFLALWAQAFEDVAIATEMAALLALDPSFERRYPAIHLLAQLGTRPAARVLRGSLRDSDLRVAIKAMEIIPAYSRWCVQETDTGDTFEALQSLIARVPADETLQPAVWAWNRIRARHADVASRLIANRGDRPFAELAPYLPAMDADGRRSLLSSIQDAVRKRPTLQADERELAFSLLGDPSNGVRQAAFEILGSATLTGSEAEAIEPLLTRKASDLRRGVIRLLLRQAAADCRLTIERLSSSADPLMKQAAEEIQSELEPKSVPAASLHDGLGLFDPAQRTSPVAPSNVLAGKLSTPSAERLLLSLDGLVDENREASVTVKGYDGSVARELFGNLRWVDPDRDYPLGPVWAAWWEARRREDGADEVELARALCTVVLATNQHEPDWASRTADELAGSAKLKFPYLVRNTLWYLTADTCTIQAAGFLLDAVETYLHRIANNYDPGATEAHYHSSWRTIPLGLLTRVLESCRARHPEHWDVGLWRRYWMLLRWIDEGLPADDRHYPALEITLTAHKLDIATEADVYDQLLGGRGHRGYGLYDLAAVTKRKPHTLVGAFPELAVFAGRCRDRILEVELKRGDLPTAASPAALSLGAVFGAELAVTLLKLLGKDPLSRGYSADNESKSVVLSHLLRVCLPAGRDTADTFAVYARTAGLSRKRLVNLALYAPQWAAYVEQATGLAGLEDVAYWLHAHTKDSQWTVEAEIRELWFAEVSERTPLPRQELLDGAVDVDWFRRVRPRLSAEDWCLILDSAKFASGGGGHKRAQLFAGAIGGEVQAPELAARIQEKRSQDAVRAIGLVPLPPRDPERRRAILSRYEVLQQFLREGRQFGALRQASEKLAYSIGLTNLARVAGYPDPQRLSWAMEAEAIADLKGGPVDVAEGDVRAVLSVNRSGEPELAFEKNGKVLKDLPVSLRKSPVFAALRTRKTMLAQQTSRMRLSLEEAMIRGDRFTIPEVEELADHPLLRPMVAALLFVSENGEVHWHEDLRRGQGTLRIAHPIDLLESGEWAGRQKECLQVERVQPFKQAFRELYILTKAERDLENHSGRYEGSQVNPRQALTVLGKHGWVNVPDEGVRKTFHADNVSAWVTFLEGWFTPADVDGLTVKHVVFTGRSDGKAIPLDKVCPRIFSEAMRDLDLMVSVAHRGGVDPEATASTVEMRTALLRETLNLLKIRNVRFQQQHAFVDGKIGNYNVHLGSGTVHRQPGGSLCIIPVHSQHRGRIFLPFADNDPKTAEIISKVLLLAQDDKLKDPTILEQLR from the coding sequence GTGCCGACGCCCGAGGAGCTACAGTCACAACTTCAGCGGTTTGAGAATCCGAAGGGATCCGAGGATCTGCGGAGCCGCCTGCAAGCGTTGCCGCCCCGGCTTGCGATGATTGGGATCGCTTTTCTGGAGTGCCTGACAAGCCGATGGGACGATGAACGGGCGCCACAGCGGCAGCAGGAGAGGCGCGCCATTGAAGGTCTTGACGACAACAGCCGCCTCCAGTTGTTCGGCACCCTTTTCCCATGCATCGCCGAGCATGTCGAGGCGAGCTGGCAACTCCAGAAGAAACTGCCGTATCAACTGGGTTATCTTCGCAGGGCGTTCCGCGCGCCGCTGCATTCGGAGTACACGTCGGAGACGCGGATCGATTGGCTGGATTCGCTCCTCAGGACAGCCGTTCGCTACCATTGTGACCGCGAGTTCCTCACGGTTTGGGGAGCACATCTGGGCTGGGGGACGGAGCATGCGGTAGGCCTATTGCTGGCAGGGCTCCTCGATTCGGAACATCCCGCACGCGCGCAGACGTACAACGCCCTGGTTCGGATTCTAGAGGGTGAGCATGAGATTGCCGCGCCTGCCCGATACGCGGTCACGGCCTTGCTCTCCAGTTCACGGCCGGAGGGTTGGGGTGTGGTGGAACGGCTCCTGTTGGCGGCCCAGCGGCAGGAAGGGCTACGACAGGTCGTGCTGGAGTCCGTCGACTTCGCGCACCGCGATGCCTTCCTCAGAATGCTTCAGTTGATCGTGCGCGAGAAACTCGGCCGGTTCGCTGCTGTCGCTCGCGCCGTAGCCGTCTGGTTCGGCCTGCCGATAGACTCCGAGCAATCGAAGCTGATCGACAGCATGATTATCGAGACGCTGGAAGACCTCGAAGACGACAAAGTGCGCGCAGATAGGATCGATCGGGCGGAAGGGCAGACACTCTTCCTGGCTCTTTGGGCTCAGGCGTTCGAAGACGTAGCCATCGCGACGGAGATGGCCGCGCTGCTTGCCTTGGATCCCAGTTTCGAAAGGCGCTACCCCGCCATTCACCTGCTGGCCCAGTTGGGAACTCGGCCGGCTGCTCGGGTACTGAGAGGTTCTCTGCGGGATTCAGACCTGCGAGTGGCGATCAAGGCCATGGAAATCATCCCTGCCTACTCGCGTTGGTGTGTCCAGGAAACCGATACCGGTGACACGTTCGAGGCGCTTCAAAGCCTCATTGCGCGTGTGCCCGCCGACGAGACGCTCCAGCCCGCCGTTTGGGCCTGGAACAGAATCAGGGCGAGGCACGCCGATGTGGCAAGTAGACTGATTGCCAATCGGGGAGATCGTCCGTTTGCGGAGCTGGCGCCTTACCTGCCTGCCATGGATGCCGACGGGCGGCGTTCGCTGTTGAGTTCGATCCAGGATGCTGTCAGAAAGAGGCCGACGCTTCAGGCGGATGAACGTGAACTTGCGTTCTCGCTGCTGGGTGACCCCAGCAACGGAGTGAGACAAGCGGCCTTCGAAATCCTCGGGAGTGCGACGTTGACGGGCAGCGAGGCCGAAGCGATCGAGCCCTTGCTGACGCGAAAGGCGTCGGACCTCCGCCGTGGTGTCATTCGTCTTCTGCTCAGGCAGGCCGCTGCCGACTGCCGGTTGACCATTGAACGGCTTTCCAGTTCGGCGGACCCCTTGATGAAGCAGGCGGCTGAGGAGATCCAATCGGAACTGGAACCGAAGAGCGTTCCGGCCGCCTCTTTGCACGATGGCCTGGGGCTCTTCGATCCGGCGCAGCGAACAAGTCCGGTTGCGCCCAGCAACGTGCTCGCCGGCAAGCTCTCAACCCCATCCGCTGAACGGCTGCTGCTGTCCTTGGACGGGCTCGTCGACGAGAATCGCGAAGCATCGGTTACCGTCAAAGGCTACGACGGTAGTGTTGCTCGCGAGTTGTTCGGGAATCTTCGTTGGGTCGATCCGGATCGGGACTATCCGCTGGGTCCGGTATGGGCTGCCTGGTGGGAGGCGCGGAGGCGGGAAGACGGAGCCGATGAGGTCGAACTCGCTCGCGCCCTGTGCACTGTCGTGCTCGCAACGAATCAGCATGAGCCTGACTGGGCGAGCCGAACGGCGGACGAATTGGCCGGAAGCGCGAAGTTGAAGTTTCCCTATCTTGTCCGCAATACCCTGTGGTACCTGACGGCGGATACTTGCACCATTCAGGCGGCCGGCTTCCTCCTTGACGCTGTGGAAACCTATCTTCACCGGATCGCGAACAACTATGACCCCGGCGCGACCGAAGCCCATTACCACTCAAGCTGGCGCACCATACCCCTGGGCCTGCTCACTCGGGTGCTGGAATCATGCCGCGCCCGGCACCCTGAACATTGGGATGTAGGACTTTGGCGGCGGTACTGGATGCTCCTTCGCTGGATCGACGAAGGACTGCCGGCGGACGACCGGCACTACCCGGCTTTGGAGATCACTCTCACCGCGCACAAGCTCGACATCGCTACCGAGGCTGATGTCTACGATCAGTTGCTTGGTGGGCGCGGGCATCGTGGTTACGGTTTGTACGACCTGGCGGCAGTCACGAAGCGCAAGCCCCACACGCTGGTTGGTGCCTTCCCCGAACTGGCCGTGTTTGCGGGCCGATGCCGCGACCGGATTCTGGAAGTCGAGTTGAAGCGTGGAGACCTTCCGACGGCAGCCAGTCCCGCGGCACTCAGCCTGGGTGCGGTGTTCGGTGCTGAACTGGCGGTGACTCTGTTGAAGCTGCTCGGCAAGGATCCGCTCTCGAGGGGCTACAGCGCAGACAACGAAAGCAAGTCCGTCGTGTTGAGCCATCTGCTACGAGTTTGCCTCCCGGCTGGACGAGATACAGCGGACACTTTCGCTGTATACGCGAGAACGGCCGGACTTTCGCGTAAGCGACTGGTGAATCTCGCGCTCTATGCGCCGCAATGGGCGGCGTACGTGGAGCAGGCGACAGGCCTTGCCGGTTTGGAGGACGTCGCCTACTGGCTCCATGCGCACACCAAGGATTCCCAGTGGACCGTCGAGGCAGAGATCCGGGAGCTATGGTTTGCCGAGGTGAGTGAACGAACGCCACTGCCCCGGCAGGAACTGTTGGATGGTGCGGTTGACGTCGACTGGTTTCGTCGGGTGCGCCCCCGGCTGTCGGCGGAGGATTGGTGCTTGATTCTTGATTCCGCGAAGTTCGCATCCGGAGGCGGCGGCCACAAACGCGCGCAGCTGTTTGCCGGCGCGATCGGCGGTGAGGTGCAAGCTCCGGAACTGGCCGCGCGCATCCAGGAAAAGCGCAGTCAGGACGCGGTACGGGCAATCGGCCTCGTGCCCCTTCCGCCGCGTGACCCTGAACGGCGGCGGGCAATTCTCTCTCGATACGAGGTACTGCAGCAGTTCCTCCGCGAAGGCAGGCAGTTTGGCGCACTTCGGCAGGCGAGCGAGAAGCTCGCGTACTCGATCGGGCTAACAAACCTCGCGCGGGTTGCCGGCTATCCCGATCCGCAGCGCCTGTCCTGGGCGATGGAGGCGGAGGCAATTGCCGACCTAAAGGGCGGTCCCGTCGATGTCGCCGAGGGCGACGTAAGGGCCGTTCTCTCTGTGAACCGCTCGGGTGAACCGGAGTTGGCGTTCGAGAAGAACGGCAAGGTATTGAAAGACCTGCCTGTATCGCTACGGAAGTCACCAGTGTTCGCAGCGCTACGCACCAGAAAAACAATGCTGGCGCAGCAGACGTCGCGGATGAGGCTATCCCTGGAAGAGGCGATGATTCGTGGTGATCGATTCACCATTCCGGAAGTCGAAGAGTTAGCTGATCATCCTCTTCTTCGTCCCATGGTCGCTGCGCTGCTCTTTGTCAGTGAGAACGGTGAGGTTCACTGGCATGAGGATCTGCGCCGTGGACAGGGGACGCTTCGCATCGCTCACCCTATAGACCTGCTGGAGTCCGGAGAGTGGGCTGGGCGGCAGAAGGAATGCCTTCAGGTGGAACGAGTACAGCCCTTCAAGCAGGCGTTTCGCGAACTCTACATACTCACTAAGGCCGAGCGCGATCTGGAGAACCATTCCGGCCGGTACGAAGGGAGTCAAGTGAATCCCAGGCAGGCCCTGACCGTGCTAGGCAAACACGGTTGGGTGAACGTGCCGGACGAAGGGGTCCGCAAGACATTTCACGCCGACAACGTTTCCGCATGGGTGACATTCCTGGAGGGTTGGTTCACACCGGCCGACGTGGATGGCCTGACTGTGAAGCACGTCGTTTTTACGGGCAGGAGCGACGGGAAGGCGATTCCGCTCGACAAAGTCTGCCCTCGCATCTTCAGTGAGGCAATGCGCGATCTGGATCTGATGGTCAGCGTAGCGCATCGGGGCGGTGTTGATCCCGAAGCCACCGCATCGACAGTTGAGATGCGCACAGCGCTACTGCGGGAGACTTTGAATCTCCTGAAGATCAGGAATGTCCGCTTCCAGCAACAGCACGCATTCGTCGATGGAAAGATCGGCAATTACAATGTCCATCTCGGCAGTGGAACCGTCCACCGTCAACCTGGCGGCAGTCTGTGCATCATACCGGTTCACTCCCAGCATCGAGGCAGGATATTCCTACCATTTGCCGACAACGATCCAAAAACCGCCGAGATCATTTCGAAGGTTCTCCTGTTGGCGCAGGATGACAAGCTAAAGGATCCGACGATCCTTGAACAGCTACGATAG
- the queC gene encoding 7-cyano-7-deazaguanine synthase QueC, protein MRAVCLLSGGLDSATTLACARRDGFATYAISFDYGQRHQVELECAERVSKQLGAAAHKTIKIDLRAFGGSALTDDIAVPKGRLKEEMGVGIPITYVPARNTVFLSIALAWAEVLGATDIYLGVNAVDYSGYPDCRPEYIEAFEKMANLATKAGVEGRGTLKIHTPLISLSKAGIIQLGVSLGVDYGLTHSCYDPVAGRSCGQCDSCQLRLAGFREAGLRDPLEYAG, encoded by the coding sequence ATGAGGGCTGTGTGCCTTTTGAGCGGTGGGTTGGATTCGGCGACGACACTTGCCTGTGCTCGCCGCGATGGGTTTGCAACTTACGCAATATCATTTGATTATGGCCAGAGACATCAAGTGGAGCTTGAGTGTGCGGAACGGGTCTCGAAACAGTTGGGAGCGGCTGCGCACAAGACCATCAAGATAGACTTGAGAGCTTTTGGCGGGTCGGCTCTGACGGATGACATCGCCGTACCCAAGGGGCGCTTGAAGGAAGAGATGGGGGTGGGGATCCCTATTACCTACGTGCCGGCCCGGAACACGGTTTTCCTTTCCATCGCACTGGCTTGGGCGGAAGTCCTGGGAGCCACGGATATCTACCTGGGTGTAAATGCGGTGGACTATTCGGGGTATCCGGACTGCCGGCCCGAGTACATCGAAGCCTTTGAAAAGATGGCCAATCTGGCCACCAAGGCGGGTGTGGAGGGGCGCGGGACCCTGAAGATCCATACCCCCCTGATCAGCCTGTCGAAAGCAGGCATCATCCAGTTGGGTGTATCGCTGGGTGTGGACTATGGCCTGACGCATAGTTGCTACGACCCCGTGGCCGGACGCTCCTGCGGTCAATGCGACTCGTGCCAACTGCGGCTCGCCGGTTTCCGGGAGGCGGGCCTCAGGGATCCTCTGGAGTACGCGGGGTGA
- a CDS encoding 7-carboxy-7-deazaguanine synthase QueE, with translation MRISEIFTTIQGEGLLTGVPSLFIRVSGCNLRCVWCDTPYTSWQPEGEEMELAALLRHVEAEPVYRHIVLTGGEPMLFGEVVELTAALRAMDRHITVETAGTVWQPVECDLMSISPKLRNSTPWDREGGRYAASHERLRYRPDVLSRLVTEYDYQLKFVVTEPGDLEEIRKIASALHAKPERVLLMPEGISADRLHERAAWLVELCKENGYRFCPRLHVLLYGNRRGV, from the coding sequence GTGAGAATCTCCGAGATCTTCACGACGATTCAAGGAGAAGGGCTCCTCACCGGCGTTCCTTCGCTTTTCATTCGTGTCTCCGGTTGCAACCTGCGTTGTGTCTGGTGCGACACCCCTTACACGTCGTGGCAGCCGGAGGGTGAAGAGATGGAGTTGGCCGCCCTACTGCGGCATGTGGAAGCGGAGCCCGTCTACCGGCATATCGTGTTGACCGGCGGTGAGCCGATGCTGTTCGGCGAAGTGGTGGAATTGACGGCGGCTCTGCGGGCGATGGACCGTCACATTACCGTGGAAACAGCGGGTACGGTGTGGCAGCCGGTCGAGTGTGACCTGATGAGCATCAGCCCAAAACTGCGGAACTCGACCCCCTGGGATCGGGAGGGTGGGCGATACGCAGCCAGCCACGAGCGGCTTAGGTACCGGCCGGATGTCCTCAGCCGGTTGGTGACGGAATACGACTATCAGCTCAAGTTCGTGGTCACGGAGCCGGGTGATTTGGAGGAGATCCGAAAGATCGCCTCCGCCCTCCATGCAAAACCTGAGCGGGTACTCCTCATGCCCGAGGGGATTTCCGCCGATAGATTGCACGAGCGTGCCGCATGGCTTGTAGAACTTTGCAAGGAGAACGGTTACCGGTTCTGTCCGAGGCTGCATGTCTTGCTCTACGGCAATCGCCGTGGCGTGTAG